TAGCCAGAGCCGTTGATATGAAATGTAAGGTACTGATTTTGGATGAACCGACCTCATCCCTGGATGAAGAAGAAGTTGAAAAATTATTTCTTCTTATGAAACACCTGCGAAGCGAGGGAGTGGGAATTATATTTGTCACTCATTTTCTGGAACAGGTTTATGCAGTCAGTGACCGTATAACAGTTTTAAGAAACGGAGAGCTGGTAGGTGAATACGAAACCACGAATCTGCCACGCCTTAAGCTGGTTGCGAAAATGATGGGAAAGGATTTTGATGATCTGGCAGATATAAAAGGAGAACAGGCAGGTATAAAAACAGAAGAAGCTCCCCTAATTAAAGCAATTGATTTAGGACATCAAGGTACAATTAAGCCTTTTTCACTCTCAATAAACAGAGGAGAAGTAATCGGGCTGACAGGGTTGTTGGGTTCCGGACGTTCTGAACTTGTCCGTACTATTTATGGTGCTGATAAAGCCGATAGCGGAAACCTTTTGATAAACGGAAAAGAAGTAAAGATACGCACCCCTCTGGATGCCATGAAGTATGGCATAGGATATTTACCCGAAGATCGAAAAAAAGAAGGAATTATACAGGATTTATCTGTACGGGAGAATATTATGATTGCAATGCAGGCTAAGATGGGACTGTTAAAGCCAATGAAACGGAAAGAGATGGAGGAAGCAGCAGATAGGTACATTGATATTCTTCAGATAAAAACAGCGAATAGGGAAACACCCATAAAAAATCTGTCCGGCGGAAATCAGCAAAAGGTAATTATTGGAAGGTGGCTGCTTACCAATCCTGAATACCTGATACTGGATGAGCCAACCAGAGGGATAGATATAGGTACTAAAACACAGATTCAGAAGTTGGTGCTTGAGCTTGCAAAAGAAGGGAAGGCGGTAACGTTTATATCCTCCGAAGTTGAAGAAATGCTCCGTACCTGTTCCAGGATGATAGTGTTAAGGGACGGGGAAAAAGTTGGGGAGATACAAGGGGATGGTTTAACACAGGAAAACATAATGAAGATGATAGCAGGAGGAGATAGGACGGATGAAAAAGATGAAAGAAATTAAGATAACCGTAAAAAATATAACGGAGCATCGTTTATTTATGCCCTTTCTCTGCCTGGCAGCGGTATTACTTGTGAATGTACTAAAGACACCGGACTTCTTTCGGATATCTATGAATAACGGAGTTTTGTATGGATATCTTGTGGATATTGTAAACCGTGCTTCAGAACTTGTTATACTGGCAATTGGTATGACCCTTGTAACAGCAGCTTCCGGAGGGCAGGATATTAGTGTTGGAGCTGTAATGGCTGTCTCAGCAGCGGTATGCTGTCAGATATTATCTGGTGGAAAGGTTTCGGCTAATACGTTTGAAAATCCATTTCTTCTTGCCGTTCTTATGGCATTGGCAGCAGCTTTGTTATGTGGTGCTTTTAATGGCTTTCTGGTTGCAAAGTTACATATTCAGCCCATGGTAGCTACTCTGATATTGTATACGGCCGGCAGAGGCGTTGCACAGTTGATTACGAAAGGGCAGATTACTTATGTGCGTGTTGAAAACTACAAAATTCTGGGAGGTTATATCGGAAATTGTCCGGTACCGACACCTGTGTTCTTTGCAGTAGCAGCGGTATTAATTGTATATCTGGTTCTCAACAAAACAGCTCTTGGACTCTATATTGAAAGTGTTGGCGTGAACGGCTTGGCCTCAAGACTGGTGGGGCTTAATTCCACCAGAATTAAGTTTCTTACCTATGTCTTATGCGGAGGGTTGGCAGGCTTTGCAGGTATAGTTGCCTCCAGCCGTATCTATTCTGCGGATGCTAATAATATCGGACTGTATCTGGAGATGGATGCCATACTGGCAGTAGCTTTAGGAGGAAATATTTTAAGCGGCGGCAGGTTCAGTTTGTTTGGCTCTGTAATTGGAGCATACACCATACAGGCATTAACTACAACCTTGTATGCCATGAATGTATCCGCAGACCAGCTTCCGGTTTATAAGGCGGTCGTCGTTATAATTATTGTTGTACTACAAAGTGCGGTATTTAAGAAACATATCACAGAATTAAGAATGAAAAAAAGCGTGAGTATAGAAAGCGGGCGGTAAGGATGGAAAAAAATAAAACAAAAATTAAGCGAAGCGGCAATGCATTCTTACTGATGATAACAATTGCATTGTTTCTGGTAATGTATATAGTGGGGATGGTGGTATTTCAGGATAAGGGTTTTGCAAAGCCTCAGATGTTTTTAAATCTGTTTATATCCAATGCCGGGCTTATTGTGATAGGTTGTGGAATGACGCTTGTTATGATAATCAGAGGGATTGACATATCCGTAGGTTCTGTGACGGCACTAGTTTGTATGTCATCGGCCTATGTTATGGAGAATAAGGGGATTAATGCCTATTCTGCTCTGGTGATTTCATTATTAATAGGTATTTTATTTGGGATTGTCCAGGGATATCTGATAGCGTATCTTAAGATACAACCTTTTATTGTTACGCTGGCTGGTATGTTTTTTGGACGCGGCATGACAGCAGTTATTAGTACCGAGATGATATCCATAAAAAATAACCTGTTCTTAAAATGGGCTAATTATAAAATCTATCTGCCCTTCGGTTCTGTAAATAAAAAAGGTGTCTATCAGCCAGCATATATTTATCCTACTGTAATTGCTGCACTGCTAATAGTCGTATTCATAACGGTCTTGCTAAAATACACAAAATTCGGCCGAAAACTATATGCTATAGGCGGTAATGAGCAAAGTGCCTTAATGATGGGAATCAATGTAAGGAAAACAAAGCTTATGGCATACATATTGGAGGGACTTTTAGCAGGACTTGGGGGTTTTCTTTTTTGTTTAAACAGCAGTGCCGGATTCGTGGAACAGGCGAAGGGAATGGAGATGGATGCAATATCTGCTGCTGTTATAGGAGGCACATTGCTAAGCGGAGGCGTAGGTACCGTGATTGGTACTTTATTCGGTGTATTAATAAAAGGTACCATTACAAGCCTGATTACGACTCAGGGAACGTTATCTAGTTGGTGGGTTCGGA
The nucleotide sequence above comes from Anaerocolumna cellulosilytica. Encoded proteins:
- a CDS encoding ABC transporter permease subunit encodes the protein MEKNKTKIKRSGNAFLLMITIALFLVMYIVGMVVFQDKGFAKPQMFLNLFISNAGLIVIGCGMTLVMIIRGIDISVGSVTALVCMSSAYVMENKGINAYSALVISLLIGILFGIVQGYLIAYLKIQPFIVTLAGMFFGRGMTAVISTEMISIKNNLFLKWANYKIYLPFGSVNKKGVYQPAYIYPTVIAALLIVVFITVLLKYTKFGRKLYAIGGNEQSALMMGINVRKTKLMAYILEGLLAGLGGFLFCLNSSAGFVEQAKGMEMDAISAAVIGGTLLSGGVGTVIGTLFGVLIKGTITSLITTQGTLSSWWVRIVLSALLCFFIVLQSLIGASKKKKNALSLIR
- a CDS encoding sugar ABC transporter ATP-binding protein; this encodes MNQNIVLSMTSVSKSFPGVKALTKVNFFLRRGEIHALMGENGAGKSTLIKVLTGVYELESGEIHMAGIHKPIVNHSPKEAQENGISTVYQEVNLCPNLTVAENLFIGREPKKAGFIDWKAMNRRSEEVLKRLAIEVSPLQMLEECSIALQQMIAIARAVDMKCKVLILDEPTSSLDEEEVEKLFLLMKHLRSEGVGIIFVTHFLEQVYAVSDRITVLRNGELVGEYETTNLPRLKLVAKMMGKDFDDLADIKGEQAGIKTEEAPLIKAIDLGHQGTIKPFSLSINRGEVIGLTGLLGSGRSELVRTIYGADKADSGNLLINGKEVKIRTPLDAMKYGIGYLPEDRKKEGIIQDLSVRENIMIAMQAKMGLLKPMKRKEMEEAADRYIDILQIKTANRETPIKNLSGGNQQKVIIGRWLLTNPEYLILDEPTRGIDIGTKTQIQKLVLELAKEGKAVTFISSEVEEMLRTCSRMIVLRDGEKVGEIQGDGLTQENIMKMIAGGDRTDEKDERN
- a CDS encoding ABC transporter permease, which translates into the protein MKEIKITVKNITEHRLFMPFLCLAAVLLVNVLKTPDFFRISMNNGVLYGYLVDIVNRASELVILAIGMTLVTAASGGQDISVGAVMAVSAAVCCQILSGGKVSANTFENPFLLAVLMALAAALLCGAFNGFLVAKLHIQPMVATLILYTAGRGVAQLITKGQITYVRVENYKILGGYIGNCPVPTPVFFAVAAVLIVYLVLNKTALGLYIESVGVNGLASRLVGLNSTRIKFLTYVLCGGLAGFAGIVASSRIYSADANNIGLYLEMDAILAVALGGNILSGGRFSLFGSVIGAYTIQALTTTLYAMNVSADQLPVYKAVVVIIIVVLQSAVFKKHITELRMKKSVSIESGR